The proteins below are encoded in one region of Brachyspira intermedia PWS/A:
- a CDS encoding PepSY-like domain-containing protein, translating to MRKHFKQIILVASIMMLSVVSAFAADMAIQANQLPKKAQDFVKANFTNDKIVYAEQDRQSYKVELASGVEIDFDKQGNWTDVSGNNQPINTKFIPSNIMKTVEAKYPQVPVLEISKEYLSYKLKLGNNREVYVDNNGKIVGDKLD from the coding sequence ATGAGAAAACATTTCAAACAAATTATTTTAGTAGCATCTATAATGATGTTGTCTGTAGTTAGTGCTTTTGCTGCTGATATGGCTATACAAGCAAATCAGCTTCCAAAAAAAGCACAAGATTTTGTAAAAGCTAATTTCACAAATGACAAAATAGTTTATGCTGAGCAAGATAGACAATCATACAAAGTAGAATTAGCTAGCGGTGTAGAAATTGATTTTGACAAACAAGGAAATTGGACTGATGTATCAGGAAATAATCAGCCAATAAATACAAAATTTATACCTTCTAATATTATGAAAACTGTAGAAGCAAAATATCCTCAAGTACCTGTATTAGAAATAAGCAAAGAATATTTAAGCTACAAATTAAAATTAGGTAATAATAGAGAAGTTTATGTTGATAACAATGGTAAAATTGTAGGAGATAAATTAGACTAA
- a CDS encoding ankyrin repeat domain-containing protein, producing the protein MKIYLILIFIIFNSFLYSEYISSANKYDINKDEDKIFIYVQQNDYKGVKELLDNGIDPNMLDSDKISPLMIASFNGFKDIVDLLIKNNADVNIVNNFGYSALMASAAGGHYDIFNILLENAANINQVNNDGNNVLIEACFSKSTDIVKKILELDTININHQNNMGYTALIQAVINGYEDVVNILLDNNADINIASNDGKSSLMFAIIRENTNIIDILLKYKPNINFEDNDSNTALDYAYDTGNEKIINMIKEYYENNKI; encoded by the coding sequence ATGAAAATATATTTAATTTTAATATTTATCATATTTAATAGTTTTTTATATTCAGAGTATATAAGCAGTGCTAATAAATATGATATTAATAAAGATGAGGATAAAATTTTTATATACGTTCAGCAGAATGATTATAAAGGAGTAAAAGAGTTATTGGATAATGGAATTGATCCTAACATGCTTGATAGTGATAAAATATCTCCTTTGATGATTGCTTCTTTTAATGGATTTAAGGATATAGTTGATTTACTTATAAAAAATAATGCTGATGTAAATATAGTGAATAATTTTGGATATAGTGCCCTTATGGCTTCCGCTGCTGGGGGACATTATGATATTTTTAATATTTTATTGGAAAATGCTGCTAATATTAATCAAGTAAATAATGATGGTAATAATGTATTGATAGAGGCTTGTTTTTCTAAGAGTACGGATATAGTAAAAAAAATATTAGAGCTTGATACTATTAATATTAATCATCAAAATAATATGGGATATACTGCGTTAATACAGGCTGTTATAAATGGTTATGAAGATGTTGTCAATATTTTGCTAGATAATAATGCTGATATTAATATTGCAAGTAATGATGGTAAAAGTTCATTAATGTTTGCAATTATTAGAGAAAATACTAATATAATTGATATTCTGCTTAAATATAAGCCTAATATAAATTTTGAAGATAATGATTCAAATACTGCTTTAGATTATGCTTATGATACAGGTAATGAAAAAATTATTAATATGATTAAAGAATATTACGAGAATAATAAGATTTAA
- the dhaK gene encoding dihydroxyacetone kinase subunit DhaK, giving the protein MKKIINDVSNIILEELQGMEKAYSNILKVNYDPIYVTRASKNSKVSLVSGGGSGHEPLHAGFVGYGMLDAACPGEIFTSPTPDQMEEAAKSINNDKGVLFLVKNYTGDVMNFQMAEDLCKADGIDARSIIIDDDVSVKNSLYTTGRRGVGATVFFEKICGASAEKGDNLDKVLEYANFCKENARSMGMALTSCTVPAVGKPTFDISDSEIEMGIGIHGEPGRERTNIKKSSEIAEIMMEAICSDIPYKNGDEVICMVNGMGATPLMELYILYNDVAKIADKKGIKIIRNLIGNYVTSIDMAGASISLMKVNDDILKLWDYPVHTAALRWGI; this is encoded by the coding sequence ATGAAAAAAATAATTAATGATGTAAGTAACATAATATTAGAAGAACTTCAAGGAATGGAAAAAGCATATTCTAATATATTAAAAGTTAATTATGATCCTATATATGTAACAAGAGCAAGTAAAAATAGTAAAGTATCCCTAGTTTCGGGCGGAGGCTCAGGGCATGAACCATTACATGCCGGATTTGTTGGATATGGTATGCTTGATGCAGCTTGTCCTGGAGAAATATTCACCTCACCTACTCCAGATCAAATGGAAGAAGCAGCAAAATCCATAAATAATGATAAAGGTGTGCTATTTCTAGTAAAAAATTACACAGGCGATGTTATGAATTTCCAAATGGCTGAAGATTTATGCAAAGCTGATGGTATAGATGCAAGAAGTATTATTATAGATGATGATGTATCAGTAAAAAACAGTTTATATACTACAGGAAGAAGAGGAGTCGGAGCAACTGTATTTTTTGAAAAGATATGCGGTGCTTCTGCTGAAAAAGGAGATAATTTAGATAAAGTTTTAGAATATGCTAACTTCTGTAAAGAAAATGCACGTTCTATGGGTATGGCTCTAACTTCATGCACAGTTCCTGCTGTTGGAAAGCCTACATTTGATATATCTGATAGTGAAATAGAAATGGGTATAGGAATACATGGAGAACCTGGAAGAGAAAGAACAAATATAAAAAAATCTTCTGAAATAGCTGAAATAATGATGGAAGCTATATGTTCTGATATACCATATAAAAATGGAGATGAAGTAATTTGTATGGTTAATGGTATGGGAGCTACTCCTTTAATGGAACTTTACATACTATATAATGATGTTGCTAAAATAGCTGATAAAAAAGGAATAAAAATAATAAGAAACTTAATAGGTAATTATGTTACCTCTATAGATATGGCAGGTGCTTCTATCAGTTTAATGAAAGTAAATGATGATATATTAAAACTTTGGGATTATCCTGTACATACTGCCGCTTTAAGATGGGGTATATAA
- the dhaL gene encoding dihydroxyacetone kinase subunit DhaL, which translates to MCNNTKIKEWLINLSLVYDENKDYLTQLDADIGDADHGINMSRGFGFVRDALKDNDSAISAIFKQTATLLIKNVGGASGPLYGTFFLNASIVSTNKEELTLKDITEIFNKGTNAIAALGKSKEGEKTMLDTLFPALNAMKENNESIEDFKSKVLISAENGMKSTIDMIATKGRASYLAERSAGHQDPGATSSFMMIKELINIL; encoded by the coding sequence ATGTGTAATAATACAAAAATAAAAGAATGGCTTATTAATCTATCTCTTGTATACGATGAAAATAAAGATTATCTTACTCAATTGGATGCTGACATAGGAGATGCTGATCATGGAATAAATATGAGCAGAGGTTTTGGTTTTGTTAGAGATGCTTTAAAAGATAATGATTCTGCAATATCGGCCATATTCAAACAAACAGCAACACTTCTTATAAAAAATGTAGGCGGAGCTTCAGGTCCTTTATATGGTACTTTCTTTCTTAACGCCAGCATAGTTTCTACAAATAAAGAAGAATTAACATTAAAAGATATAACAGAAATTTTTAATAAAGGAACAAATGCCATAGCAGCATTGGGAAAGTCTAAAGAAGGTGAAAAAACTATGCTTGATACATTATTTCCTGCATTAAATGCTATGAAAGAAAATAATGAAAGCATAGAAGATTTTAAAAGCAAAGTATTGATATCAGCAGAAAATGGAATGAAATCAACTATAGATATGATTGCTACTAAAGGAAGAGCTAGTTATTTAGCTGAAAGGAGTGCAGGACATCAAGATCCTGGAGCTACTTCTTCATTTATGATGATAAAAGAATTAATAAATATTTTATAA
- a CDS encoding ABC transporter permease, producing the protein MRNIYVVFSREIQSFYVSPLYYILGFIYLALTGYFFTIEIYYSRLAVMENTMYNIGFFTILFLSILCMKLIAEERASGTFELIMTAPITSLQYVIGKYLSVLVVYISLLAMTFVYPILLMVFGKPDIGVIFSGYLGLFLLGTAILGLGLIATSISKSQLVAAILGVSMGIFAYIINWLSEMFTGASKILNAISITTYFSDFTKGMIDIQNVIFFLIWAVACISISTMFVESYKWQ; encoded by the coding sequence ATGAGAAATATATATGTTGTATTTTCAAGAGAAATTCAATCTTTTTATGTATCGCCATTATACTATATATTGGGATTTATATATCTTGCTTTGACAGGATACTTTTTTACTATAGAAATTTATTATAGCAGATTGGCTGTTATGGAAAACACTATGTATAATATTGGGTTTTTTACAATATTATTCTTATCTATTCTTTGTATGAAACTTATAGCAGAAGAAAGAGCTTCAGGAACTTTTGAACTTATAATGACAGCACCTATTACTTCGCTTCAATATGTTATAGGAAAATATTTATCTGTATTAGTAGTATATATATCATTGCTTGCTATGACTTTTGTTTATCCTATACTTCTTATGGTATTTGGTAAGCCTGATATAGGAGTAATATTCAGTGGATATTTAGGATTATTTCTTTTAGGTACTGCTATACTTGGATTAGGACTTATAGCAACAAGTATATCTAAAAGTCAGTTAGTAGCTGCTATTTTGGGCGTATCTATGGGGATATTTGCCTATATAATAAATTGGCTTAGTGAAATGTTTACAGGAGCAAGCAAGATATTGAATGCTATTTCTATAACTACATACTTTTCTGATTTTACTAAAGGTATGATAGATATACAGAATGTTATATTCTTTTTAATTTGGGCTGTTGCCTGTATATCAATATCTACTATGTTTGTAGAATCTTATAAATGGCAATAA
- a CDS encoding ankyrin repeat domain-containing protein gives MNFNTIIIVVIVAIVILWPIMKKITKNIKIESSENIHIACLYGDLSKIKRLIASGVNINSKDFSNKTPLMYAAEDGAIETIEYLIKNGANVNDIDVRGDTALIIAVKNNNIKASQMLIENGADLRIRNEDNKDALNIAQDLGCKEIAEFIENKREDI, from the coding sequence ATGAATTTCAATACTATCATCATAGTTGTAATAGTAGCTATAGTAATATTATGGCCTATTATGAAAAAAATAACTAAAAACATCAAAATAGAAAGCTCAGAAAATATACATATAGCTTGCTTATACGGTGATCTTTCAAAAATTAAAAGATTAATAGCATCTGGTGTCAATATTAATTCTAAAGACTTCAGCAATAAAACCCCTTTAATGTATGCTGCTGAAGATGGTGCTATAGAAACTATTGAATATCTTATTAAAAATGGTGCTAATGTGAATGACATAGATGTGCGAGGAGATACTGCCTTAATAATAGCCGTAAAAAATAATAATATCAAAGCCTCTCAAATGCTTATAGAAAATGGTGCCGATTTAAGAATAAGGAATGAAGATAATAAAGATGCACTTAATATAGCTCAAGATTTGGGATGCAAAGAAATTGCCGAGTTTATAGAAAATAAAAGAGAAGATATATAA
- a CDS encoding ABC transporter ATP-binding protein — translation MIKVDNIVKYYGEHIALKGVSYTINKGEIVGFLGPNGAGKSTMMRIITGYLPATSGYVYLDDYEVYDNPIEIKKRIGYMPENVSLYTEMTVIDYLRFCAKLKGIPRKHIKTALENTIEITGLTKYRNRIIGHLSKGYKQRTGIAQAIIHDPEVLILDEPTSGLDPNQLIEVRSLIKSLGGTRTVILSTHILSEVEDTCERALIIDSGELIAEDTIEGLKMAMDREILGGNIELKVAGRYNDALLCVREVNGVVQAELNSYGDILIECERGNDSRAQIVKHLVNNNFDVLEIRAKERSLEEVFIYFTDKKKNEDFDKSKYIRDAILSAENNE, via the coding sequence ATGATAAAAGTTGATAATATAGTTAAATATTATGGGGAACATATAGCATTAAAAGGGGTATCCTATACTATAAATAAGGGAGAGATAGTAGGATTTTTAGGACCGAATGGAGCTGGTAAAAGCACTATGATGCGTATAATTACAGGTTATCTTCCAGCTACAAGCGGATATGTTTATTTAGATGATTATGAAGTTTATGATAATCCTATAGAAATTAAAAAAAGAATAGGTTATATGCCTGAAAATGTTTCGCTATATACTGAAATGACAGTTATAGATTATCTTAGATTCTGCGCCAAACTTAAAGGCATACCTAGAAAGCATATAAAGACTGCATTAGAAAATACTATAGAAATAACAGGACTTACAAAATACAGAAACAGAATAATAGGACATTTATCAAAAGGTTATAAGCAGCGTACAGGTATAGCACAGGCAATAATACATGATCCTGAAGTTTTAATATTAGATGAGCCTACAAGCGGTTTGGATCCTAATCAATTAATAGAGGTAAGATCATTAATAAAAAGTTTAGGCGGAACTAGAACAGTTATACTTTCTACTCATATATTGAGCGAAGTAGAAGATACTTGTGAAAGAGCTTTAATTATAGATAGCGGAGAATTAATAGCTGAAGATACTATTGAAGGTTTGAAAATGGCTATGGATAGAGAAATATTAGGCGGCAATATAGAACTTAAAGTAGCTGGCAGATATAATGATGCTCTTTTATGTGTTAGGGAAGTTAATGGAGTTGTACAGGCTGAACTTAATTCTTATGGTGATATTCTTATTGAGTGTGAAAGAGGAAATGATTCAAGAGCCCAAATAGTTAAGCATTTAGTTAATAATAATTTTGATGTTTTAGAGATAAGAGCTAAAGAAAGATCATTAGAAGAAGTATTCATTTACTTTACTGATAAAAAGAAAAATGAAGATTTTGATAAATCTAAATATATCAGAGATGCAATTTTGAGTGCAGAAAATAATGAATAA
- a CDS encoding PepSY-like domain-containing protein, translated as MTKKLKLFISVASLMMLSSLILTAEDMPIQANQLPQNAQTFVKTNFPNDQIVYAEQDRQSYKVELASGVEIDFDKQGNWTDVSGNNRPIPTKFIPTAVLKSVQAKYPQIEVLEISKEYNSYKLKLANNREVYVSNNGQITGDKLD; from the coding sequence ATGACAAAAAAATTAAAACTTTTCATTTCTGTAGCATCTTTAATGATGCTTTCAAGTTTAATTTTAACAGCAGAGGATATGCCTATACAAGCTAATCAATTACCTCAAAATGCTCAAACTTTTGTGAAAACTAATTTTCCAAATGATCAAATAGTTTATGCTGAGCAGGACAGACAATCATACAAAGTAGAATTAGCTAGCGGTGTAGAAATTGATTTTGACAAACAAGGAAATTGGACTGATGTATCTGGAAATAATAGACCTATACCTACTAAATTTATACCTACAGCAGTATTAAAAAGTGTACAAGCAAAATATCCTCAGATAGAAGTTCTAGAAATAAGCAAAGAATATAACAGCTATAAATTAAAATTAGCAAATAACAGAGAAGTTTATGTATCTAATAACGGACAAATAACAGGCGATAAATTAGATTAA
- a CDS encoding HEAT repeat domain-containing protein, with translation MLKKVFIVTLMFAFSLSSVFAQDTTTTTTTDTGTTGNKPREQLAQNFVDALAAQDEKLLISAIEGGSPQVKAMCFKALSEKGASSENLLEAINRYVSYGLNAPSSQNSDSMVRYQALQAAKAAKSETSVEYISQMLYSEQETSNIIAAAQALGEIGSNKGVAALLFQLRLAKTQAIVYEVVVALGKIGDQAALSDLIDLAQNEQYFIVVRQAAVDAIKNIKPSSDGGNNNTTTTTDTAAQ, from the coding sequence ATGCTCAAGAAAGTATTTATCGTAACATTAATGTTTGCATTTTCTTTATCATCTGTTTTTGCTCAAGATACTACAACAACTACTACTACAGATACAGGAACTACAGGCAATAAGCCAAGAGAACAATTAGCTCAAAATTTTGTGGATGCATTGGCTGCTCAAGATGAAAAACTTTTGATATCAGCTATAGAAGGTGGCAGTCCTCAAGTTAAAGCTATGTGTTTTAAAGCTTTAAGTGAAAAAGGTGCTAGTTCTGAAAATTTATTAGAAGCAATTAACAGATATGTAAGCTATGGTTTAAATGCACCTTCTAGTCAGAATTCTGATTCTATGGTTCGTTATCAGGCTTTACAAGCTGCTAAAGCTGCTAAGTCAGAAACTTCTGTAGAATATATATCTCAAATGTTATATTCTGAACAAGAAACATCTAACATTATAGCTGCTGCTCAGGCATTAGGTGAAATAGGAAGTAATAAAGGTGTAGCTGCTTTACTTTTCCAATTAAGATTAGCTAAAACTCAAGCTATAGTTTATGAAGTTGTTGTTGCTTTGGGTAAAATAGGTGATCAAGCTGCTTTAAGCGATTTGATAGATTTAGCTCAAAATGAACAATATTTTATAGTTGTTAGACAAGCTGCTGTTGATGCTATCAAAAATATCAAACCTTCATCAGATGGCGGAAACAACAATACTACAACTACTACTGATACTGCAGCTCAGTAA
- a CDS encoding ankyrin repeat domain-containing protein, translating to MSDIVEYVKNNDIDNVKKCLASDNTLVDARDEESKFTLLMICAKKGYFDIAKLLVEEGANLNARSRTGITALMFACAEKQVKIAEYLIDSGADVNLRDKPLFSALLYACLTKEYNIIKALVEAGADVNVKNFKLVTPLMFSAGVNDIETMKLLIENGADIEHKNKDGERALEFAIRKEQKEAADYLKTVSK from the coding sequence ATGTCTGATATAGTTGAGTATGTAAAAAATAATGATATAGATAATGTTAAAAAATGTTTAGCATCTGATAATACTTTGGTAGATGCTAGAGATGAAGAATCTAAATTTACATTACTTATGATTTGTGCTAAGAAAGGTTATTTTGATATAGCCAAACTTTTAGTAGAAGAAGGGGCTAATTTAAATGCAAGAAGTAGAACAGGAATAACAGCCTTAATGTTTGCCTGTGCAGAGAAGCAAGTAAAAATAGCTGAGTATTTAATAGACAGCGGTGCTGATGTCAATTTAAGAGATAAGCCTTTATTTTCTGCATTGCTTTATGCATGTCTTACAAAAGAATATAATATTATTAAGGCATTAGTTGAAGCCGGTGCTGATGTTAATGTTAAAAATTTTAAGCTTGTAACGCCTTTAATGTTTTCTGCTGGTGTAAATGATATTGAAACAATGAAATTATTAATAGAAAATGGGGCAGATATAGAGCATAAAAATAAAGATGGAGAGAGAGCTTTAGAATTTGCCATTCGTAAAGAGCAGAAAGAAGCAGCAGATTATTTAAAAACCGTTTCTAAATAA
- the dhaM gene encoding dihydroxyacetone kinase phosphoryl donor subunit DhaM, with amino-acid sequence MVSLIFVSHSYKLAKIAAEYIKEVTNINNVDISFSGGTGDDHKEIGTDAVDVFNAIERVYSDDGVIIFCDLGSALISSELAISMLDEEKSANVRITSAPFIEGGINAAIQSSLGKNIDEVINESLESLTPKISYVKDKVDYNINNDALDDIEFKDYVKGEYKILLENGFHARPVFMFINLIANSKSEVYISNKTKHKPPVSADSITKVTLLNIEYGDVMEIYAKGPDADQVLERFEYLVNGKFETKKKTLQQKNIDNNAIVVSDGHVSGKATYMYFGINVKKEYIKDTEAEKNKFNQSIENVKKDLLEQKTIIEEKNLQNNEYLIFETYISMLFDDYVLKEVYDLIDNKKYSAAYSYNKVMRNIFKSFDSLDDGYIKERKYDIEDILHQVLKYLLDIKINMPEEDDVILIVDNIYASIVTEIGQNIKGVISINGSAVSHAAILLKSLNIPYVIYDSAMQLKGKDIVIDTKNEEGKIIYLKK; translated from the coding sequence GTGGTTAGTTTAATATTTGTTTCACATAGTTATAAACTTGCTAAAATTGCAGCTGAATATATAAAAGAAGTTACTAATATCAATAATGTGGATATATCATTTTCAGGCGGAACTGGTGATGATCATAAAGAAATTGGTACGGATGCAGTTGACGTTTTTAATGCTATAGAAAGAGTATATTCTGATGACGGAGTTATAATATTTTGCGATTTGGGAAGTGCTTTAATAAGTTCCGAACTTGCAATATCTATGCTTGATGAAGAAAAATCAGCAAATGTAAGAATTACTTCAGCACCTTTCATAGAGGGAGGAATAAACGCTGCAATACAGTCTTCATTGGGTAAAAATATAGATGAGGTTATTAATGAATCTCTCGAAAGTTTAACTCCAAAAATATCTTATGTTAAAGATAAAGTTGATTATAATATAAACAATGATGCATTAGATGATATAGAATTTAAAGATTATGTAAAAGGAGAATATAAGATATTATTGGAAAATGGTTTTCATGCAAGACCTGTTTTTATGTTTATTAATTTAATAGCTAATTCAAAAAGTGAAGTTTATATTTCTAATAAAACTAAGCATAAACCTCCTGTATCTGCTGATAGTATCACTAAAGTAACATTATTAAATATAGAATATGGCGATGTAATGGAAATATATGCCAAAGGTCCTGATGCGGATCAAGTTTTAGAAAGATTTGAATATTTAGTAAATGGGAAATTTGAAACTAAAAAGAAAACTCTTCAGCAAAAAAATATTGATAATAATGCCATTGTGGTTTCAGATGGACATGTAAGCGGTAAAGCAACCTATATGTATTTTGGTATCAATGTTAAAAAAGAATATATAAAAGATACAGAAGCTGAAAAAAATAAATTTAATCAATCAATAGAAAATGTTAAAAAAGATCTTTTAGAACAAAAAACAATTATAGAAGAAAAAAATCTGCAAAATAATGAGTATCTTATTTTTGAAACTTACATATCAATGCTTTTTGATGATTATGTTTTAAAAGAAGTATATGATTTAATAGATAATAAAAAATATTCTGCAGCTTACTCATACAATAAAGTTATGAGAAATATATTCAAAAGTTTTGATTCTTTAGATGATGGATACATAAAAGAAAGAAAATATGATATAGAAGATATACTACATCAAGTTTTAAAATATTTATTAGATATAAAAATTAATATGCCTGAAGAAGATGATGTAATATTGATAGTAGATAATATATATGCTTCTATTGTAACAGAGATAGGACAAAATATAAAAGGTGTAATTTCTATCAATGGAAGTGCTGTATCTCATGCTGCTATACTTTTAAAATCATTAAATATACCCTATGTTATATACGACTCCGCTATGCAGTTAAAAGGAAAAGATATAGTTATAGATACTAAAAATGAAGAAGGAAAAATTATTTATTTAAAAAAATAA
- a CDS encoding LTA synthase family protein, which yields MKNIKLKNNSFYLISLLVIVLLYYSITQLLFPMFSVMKVNFSIIDILYIYLFSIISYILSDKNNYISYFFIIVAVFSFFAIEPLGITIEAKPLFFTDMPDLYPSLIEVLPLYMKIITISATTLYFGLLFAYALYFIYRLVKMYSVNVKKAVIMTLIVAAVTYISFFRNVKMDSIYVDYINIANKYGIINTISYRISYDKFMKVNSDIESVQEAVNILKEAQSKRDISHLMLSYDCDKKRDVFIIFLESFYDYEHFLPLMDKDPFPEEYREWASNSTKVGPNDGYGSLFARTSGLTGTSPIFPKKQKTPIYTALPYLMKENGYHTIALEESDVTYYLDALFPNIGIDEVIFKLGLTNIKNYINTHDFDKPIFVTGFTFMGHAGSHVENDLDVYENNKSFMEKIDKRDIPVLVETMENSALTAKDIIDTKNIILEKYPDALIIFKHDHLYPYLKTIIHNSNIDDSIKECFFNSYDISPLLIWNGTNGYYKFEENGFPPENIPMFVAVNTCANYTNSIISLLYKDKTDGIIRFYNAFYTNDNGKLIRIEIDRNSLSYKENNAQRILSQDLFRGKKYFYQCINN from the coding sequence ATGAAAAATATAAAATTAAAAAATAATAGTTTTTATTTAATTTCTTTATTAGTAATAGTTTTGCTTTATTATTCTATAACTCAGTTATTATTTCCTATGTTTTCAGTAATGAAAGTAAATTTTAGTATTATTGACATATTGTATATTTATTTATTTTCTATAATATCGTATATACTATCTGACAAAAATAATTATATTTCTTACTTTTTTATAATAGTTGCTGTATTTTCTTTTTTTGCCATAGAGCCGCTTGGGATTACTATAGAAGCCAAGCCTTTATTTTTTACTGATATGCCGGATTTATATCCTTCACTTATAGAAGTACTTCCTCTATACATGAAAATAATAACAATATCTGCCACTACTTTATATTTCGGACTTTTATTTGCTTATGCTTTATATTTTATATATAGATTAGTTAAAATGTATAGTGTAAATGTTAAGAAAGCTGTTATAATGACTTTGATAGTGGCTGCTGTAACTTATATATCATTTTTTAGAAATGTAAAAATGGATTCTATATATGTTGATTATATTAATATAGCTAATAAGTATGGTATCATTAATACTATAAGTTATAGAATTTCTTATGATAAATTTATGAAAGTAAATTCAGATATAGAAAGTGTACAAGAAGCAGTTAATATATTGAAAGAAGCACAGAGTAAAAGGGATATATCACATTTAATGCTTTCTTATGATTGTGATAAAAAGAGAGATGTTTTTATAATATTTTTAGAATCTTTTTATGATTATGAACATTTTCTGCCTTTAATGGATAAAGACCCTTTTCCTGAAGAATATAGAGAATGGGCAAGCAATTCTACCAAAGTAGGACCTAATGATGGTTATGGAAGTTTATTTGCTAGAACTTCAGGACTTACAGGAACTTCTCCTATATTTCCTAAGAAACAAAAAACTCCTATATATACGGCTTTACCTTATTTGATGAAAGAGAATGGATATCACACTATAGCTTTAGAGGAATCGGATGTAACATATTATCTTGATGCATTATTTCCTAATATAGGTATAGATGAAGTTATATTTAAATTGGGACTTACAAATATAAAAAATTATATTAATACTCATGATTTTGATAAGCCTATATTTGTTACTGGATTTACATTTATGGGGCATGCTGGAAGCCATGTTGAAAATGATTTAGATGTATACGAAAACAATAAAAGCTTTATGGAGAAAATAGATAAAAGAGATATTCCTGTATTGGTTGAGACAATGGAGAATTCGGCATTAACTGCTAAAGATATAATAGATACAAAAAATATTATATTAGAAAAATATCCTGATGCTTTAATAATATTTAAACATGATCACTTGTATCCATATTTAAAAACTATAATACATAATTCTAATATAGATGATTCAATAAAAGAATGTTTTTTTAATTCTTATGATATTTCCCCTTTGCTAATATGGAATGGTACTAATGGATATTATAAATTTGAAGAGAATGGATTTCCTCCAGAGAATATACCTATGTTTGTTGCGGTAAATACATGTGCTAATTATACAAATTCTATAATATCATTATTATATAAAGATAAAACAGATGGTATTATAAGATTTTATAATGCCTTTTATACTAATGATAATGGAAAATTAATTAGGATTGAAATAGATAGAAACAGTTTATCATATAAAGAGAATAATGCTCAGAGAATATTATCTCAGGATTTATTCAGAGGCAAAAAGTATTTTTATCAATGTATAAATAATTGA